A window of the Lolium perenne isolate Kyuss_39 chromosome 7, Kyuss_2.0, whole genome shotgun sequence genome harbors these coding sequences:
- the LOC139833955 gene encoding uncharacterized protein codes for MAPTTTPSTMPINIAATLSAAISIKLDQENYLLWKAQALPALFGNDLFGFVDGSNSAPPKRIAATVGSSDQVDNPEYAAWHKQDQQVLSGLLTSLTPAVLGHIQLLKTSAQVWEALDRTFASRSKARIVQLRTALVKPKKRDTSMSAYFHHTKKIADTMATIGNPLGDDEIVSYILAGLGEDHENFTTSMTVIAANEDFTLSDLYGHLTAYEARTGGRSSGRHNDAAFQHSANNTYRGGGRGFQHGGGGRGNGGGRYGGYNGGGYNGGCYNGGGYNGGGHGGGRGDGSGRDGNAQGGGRGRGGNKSTCQICGIYGHDALRCYSCFNHAIQPETSNRAAAHYSNTSDGGFNSDANWYLDSGATDHMTNDLERLHVHENYRGNEQIQVANGTHPELHVSPYHITTHAPPLDDHVDQEEPDHDGPGGDAPSGESPPRTSSPTAHGPAPETPSVSAQPSDSSPASSATDDHGILARTPALPARRTIKPVKLFDGIIRYDSKKRAFAAEPTSHVDALADPAWKSAMDDEYRALRLNNTWRLVDPPPGRHIVGCKWVFKIKQKSDGSIDRYKARLVAKGFTQRQGIDYTDTFSPVVKPTTVRLILSIAVSRGWQLRQVDVQNAFLHGDIQEEVYMSQPPGYVDKNHPNRVCRLQKSLYGLKQSPRAWYSKLSSKLQSLGFVPSQADTSLFIFIDKRVVIYILIYVDDIIITGSCKPAVDILMARLCRSFAVKDLGKLPYFLGVEVTDTPSGIALTQTKYASDILRRVNMHNCKDIGTPMSPTERLSKFSGTSLTDDLASSYRSTVGALQYLCLTRPDISFTVNRVCQFLATPTDVHWSAVKRILRYVKGTINLGLQFQRSSSTELSVYTDADWAGCPDDRRSTGGYAVFYGPNLVSWSSRKQPTVSRSSTEAEYKAIANGTAEVSWLQSVLRELGVFQGQAPTLWCDNLGATFLTANPIFHARMKHIEIDFHFVREKVSAGALKVQFISSQDQLADIFTKALSRDTFDRLKFDLCLASTRSDREGLLNDDNRRGCDPPCTDKHDR; via the exons ATGGCTCCGACCACTACGCCGTCCACCATGCCGATCAACATCGCGGCCACGCTgagcgctgccatctccatcaagCTTGATCAGGAGAACTACCTGCTTTGGAAGGCTCAGGCTTTGCCGGCTCTCTTCGGCAACGATCTGTTCGGGTTCGTCGACGGCTCCAACTCTGCTCCGCCAAAACGCATCGCCGCCACCGTCGGGAGCTCTGACCAGGTCGACAACCCCGAGTATGCAGCCTGGCACAAGCAGGATCAGCAGGTCCTTAGTGGCCTGCTCACCTCCCTCACCCCTGCCGTCCTCGGCCACATCCAACTTCTCAAGACGTCGGCGCAGGTTTGGGAGGCGTTGGATCGGACTTTCGCGTCCAGGTCCAAGGCGCGGATCGTGCAGCTCCGCACCGCGctggtgaagccgaagaagagggaCACGTCGATGTCCGCTTACTTCCATCACACCAAGAAGATCGCCGACACGATGGCGACCATCGGCAACCCACTCGGGGACGACGAGATCGTCTCCTACATCCTGGCTGGTCTGGGCGAAGACCACGAGAACTTCACCACGTCAATGACCGTGATCGCCGCCAATGAAGACTTCACTCTGAGTGACCTGTACGGGCATCTGACCGCGTACGAGGCGCGGACAGGCGGGCGCTCCTCCGGCAGGCACAACGACGCTGCTTTTCAGCACTCCGCCAACAACACCTACCGCGGCGGCGGAAGAGGCTTTCAGCATGGAGGAGGTGGCCGCGGCAATGGAGGAGGCCGCTACGGCGGCtacaatggcggcggctacaACGGCGGCTGCTATAATGGCGGTGGCTACAACGGTGGCGGCCACGGCGGAGGCCGTGGCGATGGCTCTGGGCGCGACGGCAATGCCCAGGGCGGAGGACGAGGACGTGGTGGCAACAAGTCGACGTGCCAGATCTGTGGCATCTATGGCCACGACGCTCTGAGGTGCTACTCGTGCTTCAACCACGCTATCCAACCCGAGACCTCAAATCGCGCCGCCGCCCACTACTCCAACACCAGCGACGGCGGCTTCAACAGCGACGCCAACTGGTACCTGGACTCGGGTGCCACCGATCATATGACGAACGATCTGGAGCGACTCCACGTCCACGAGAACTACAGAGGCAATGAGCAAATTCAGGTTGCCAACG GTACTCATCCAGAACTTCACGTCagtccatatcacatcaccacacATGCACCACCTCTTGACGACCACGTCGATCAGGAGGAACCGGATCATGATGGGCCAGGCGGAGATGCACCCTCCGGCGAGTCCCCTCCGCGGACATCGTCGCCTACGGCCCATGGACCGGCACCAGAAACCCCGTCTGTCTCGGCGCAACCCTCTGACAGTTCGCCTGCGTCGAGTGCAACCGATGATCATGGCATCCTAGCTCGCACTCCAGCTCTTCCTGCTCGCAGAACGATCAAGCCAGTGAAGTTGTTTGACGGAATCATTCGGTATGACTCCAAGAAAAGAGCTTTTGCAGCTGAACCCACATCCCATGTCGATGCACTTGCCGATCCAGCTTGGAAGTCAGCAATGGATGATGAGTATCGTGCCTTGCGTCTCAATAATACCTGGCGACTCGTCGATCCCCCACCAGGCCGCCACATTGTTGGCTGTAAGTGGGTGTTTAAGATCAAGCAGAAGTCTGATGGATCTATCGATCGATACAAAGCCAGGTTAGTCGCAAAGGGGTTCACTCAACGTCAGGGTATTGATTATACTGACACTTTCTCGCCTGTCGTCAAGCCCACTACTGTTCGTCTGATATTGTCTATCGCTGTGTCGAGAGGATGGCAGCTGCGGCAAGTTGATGTCCAGAACGCTTTTCTCCACGGCGATATCCAGGAGGAGGTGTATATGTCTCAGCCTCCAGGTTACGTCGACAAAAATCATCCTAATCGGGTGTGCCGTCTTCAGAAATCGCTGTATGGACTGAAACAATCACCCCGGGCGTGGTATTCTAAGTTGAGCTCCAAACTTCAGTCTTTGGGTTTTGTTCCTTCTCAGGCAGACACCTCTCTGTTCATCTTCATTGACAAGAGGGTAGTGATCTATATTTTGATCTATGTAGATGATATAATCATTACTGGATCGTGCAAGCCAGCTGTGGACATACTGATGGCGAGGCTATGTAGATCTTTTGCTGTGAAAGATCTGGGGAAGTTGCCATACTTTCTTGGAGTTGAGGTAACGGACACACCTAGTGGAATTGCTCTAACTCAGACTAAATATGCATCAGATATTCTCCGACGAGTGAATATGCATAACTGCAAGGACATAGGCACTCCAATGTCCCCGACAGAAAGGCTCAGTAAATTCTCTGGAACAAGTCTCACTGATGATCTGGCATCCAGTTACAGAAGTACCGTAGGAGCTTTACAGTATCTGTGCTTGACCAGGCCGGACATTTCCTTCACAGTAAATCGAGTTTGCCAATTTCTGGCTACTCCAACTGATGTGCATTGGTCAGCAGTAAAGCGGATACTGAGATATGTGAAGGGCACGATTAACCTTGGACTTCAGTTTCAGAGATCGTCATCTACTGAGCTTAGTGTCTACACAGATGCAGACTGGGCTGGATGCCCAGATGATCGGAGGTCGACCGGTGGTTATGCTGTGTTCTATGGACCCAACTTGGTGTCCTGGAGCTCTCGGAAACAGCCAACAGTAAGTCGTTCGAGTACAGAAGCAGAGTACAAGGCAATAGCAAACGGGACTGCAGAGGTGTCTTGGCTGCAGTCAGTCCTTAGAGAACTAGGAGTGTTCCAAGGACAGGCACCTACGTTGTGGTGTGATAACTTGGGTGCGACCTTCCTCACAGCGAATCCTATATTTCATGCGAGGATGAAACATATAGAGATAGACTTTCATTTCGTCAGAGAGAAAGTCTCAGCTGGTGCACTGAAAGTTCAGTTCATTTCATCGCAAGATCAACTGGCAGATATATTCACTAAGGCTCTAAGTCGAGATACGTTTGACAGATTGAAATTTGATCTTTGTCTAGCCAGTACACGTTCGGATCGAGAGGGGCTGTTAAACGATGACAATCGTAGAGGATGCGATCCTCCTTGTACAGATAAACATGACAGATGA